A window of Streptomyces broussonetiae genomic DNA:
CTCGACCAGATTCACACGGAGGAACACGTCACGCATGTGGATCAGTTACGGTGCGTAGCCCGCGCCGCTTCGTCGGCAGCCCCGCCCGCGCCCACGAGCCCCGAGCGCATACCGTGCAGGCGGGGCCCGAACCGCTGCATCTCGCGCTGCCCGACGGTCCCGATGAGCGCCGGCAGGTATCCGCGCACGCCCTGCATGCCGCGCAGCCACCACTGTCCGTACACGTGCGCCGAGCGGCGTTCGATCCCGGCCACGATCCGGTCCACGGCGGGGCCCAGCGGATAGGTCTTGTTCGACGGCCACGGCAGCCGCTGCCGCAACTCCCGCATGACGTCGTCCTGGTCGGCGCCGCGCACCATGTCGGTGTCGGTCCACGACAGATAGCCGACGCCGACGCGCACGCCCTGGTGGCCGACCTCGGCGCGCAGGCTGTGCGCGTACGCCTCCACGCCCGACTTGGAGGCACAGTACGCCGTCATCATCGGCGCGGGCGTGATCGCGGCGAGCGAGGCGATCTGGAGGAGATAGCCGCGGCTCTCGACCAGCACCGGCAGGAAAGCCCGCGCGGTCACCGCCGAACCGATCAGGTTCACCTCGATCACACGCCGCCACGCGCCGGGATCGGAGTCGATGAACGGACCGCCCGTCGCCACACCGGCGTTGGCGACCACGATGTCCACCTTCCCGAACCGCTCCTTCACCTCCCGCGCGACCCGGCTCATCGCCTCGTGGTCGGTGACGTCGGCGTACCAGTACGCGCTGTCGCTGTGCAGCCGGCCGGAGACCTCCTTGAGTGCCTCCTCCTCCAGCCCGACCAGCGCGACCTTCGCGCCGCGCGCCGAGAGCTTGCGTGCCAGCAGCTCACCGACGCCGCGCGCCGCTCCGGTCACAACGGCGACCTGCCCTTCGAGGCTGACCCTGCTCATGCGCCCTCCTTGATCTGCGCCGGGGTGGAACGGCGTTCGGTGTCGTTGGGGACGTCGGCGGTCCCCGCGGAGTCGGGGGTGTCGCGGGTGTCGGCGGTCCCCGGAGTGTCGGGGGTGTCCCCCGTGACGTAGGTGGTGACGAGTTCCCGGATCCTGCCGGTCACCAGGTCCGGGGCCTCGATCGGGCTCATGTGCCCGACGCCGTGCAGCTCGGTGAGACCGACACAGCGCGGCAGGGCGGCGACCAGTGCGCGGGCGTGCACTGGGGGCGTGAGGCGGTCGGACGCGCCGTGCACCACCGCGGTGGGCGCGTGCAACTCCCGTACGCCGTGGTCGAGATCGAGCGCCTCGAGCACGCCGGCCCAGGCACGGCGCACAGTGCGCGGGCAGGCGTGCACGATCCGCGCGCACGCCTCCACCATGTGCGGGGCGGAACCGGCGCCCATGGTGGCGTACTTGAGGATGCGCTTCGCGGCCGGCGTGACCGGACCGAGCGGAGCACTCGAACCGAGAATGCGCCCGGTGATCCATGTGCGCACGCGCCCGGCGCGCATCGGCACCACCCGCGCCTCCGCGACCAGGCGCGAACTGCCCGTGCTGCACAACAGGACGGCGGCGGCGTGGTCACGGAAGCGGGGGCGCGCAGCCGCGGCCATGACGGTCATGCCGCCCATGGAGTGGCCGACGAACAGGGCCTTCTCCCCCGGCGCGAGTGTCCGGGCGAGCACGGCTTCGAGATCGTCCGCCAGCGCTTGGGTGGTGCACGCGGGGCTCGCAGGACTGCGCCCGTGCCCCCTCTGGTCGTACGCGATCACCCGGTGGTCGGTCGCCAGGTCCCGGATCTGCGCCGCCCAGAAGGCGGTCGAGCAGGTCCAGCCGTGGGAGAGGACAACGGGGGGCGCACTCTCGGGCCCGTGCACCTCTACATGCAGTCGCGCGCCGTCGGAGGAGTCGACGGTGAGTTCCCGGGAGGGCACGGGCGGGGCGTAGCGTCCGTGGGCGACGGGGGTGGGCCGGCTCATGCCGCGCCCTCGCTCTGCTGAGCGCCGCCGGCGCGCGTGGCCGCGGACTTCCCGGTGGCGCGCGCGGATTGCTTGGCAGTACGCGCGGGCAGGCTCGTCTTCTTCGCGCCGCTCACCGTGCTCTTCGCGCCGCTCTTCGCGCCGGAGCCGGCGCTTTCTGCGCCCTTCACGCCGCCCGCACCCGGCTCCGCGGCCTTCGCGCTCCCCGCGCCGACGCCCGTGACCCGCACGCCGGGCTTGCGGACGACCTCGTACTCCGCCAGGTCCACCCGCCGGGTCGCGGTACGGAACTCGGTCGTCGTACCGGGCCAGACGGTGGTGTTGCGGCCACTCGCGTCCAGGTACCAGCTGGTGCAGCCGCCGGTGTTCCACACGGTCCGCTTCATGCGTTCCTGGACCTTGCGGTTCCAGTCCTCGACGGCCGCGGGCCGGGCATCGAGGGCCGTACGGCCTCCCCCGGTGCCTTGAGGGCCCGGGGGGACCCCCAGGACGTCCAGTTGCCGCAGGTAGTCGGCCATGTAGTTCAGCTGGGACTCGATCATGAGGATCATGGAGGAGTTCCCGAGGCCGGTGTTCGGCCCGATGATCGTCATGAAGTTCGGGAAGCCGGCCGCGGCCGTGCCGCGCAGCGCCTGCATGCCGTTCTTCCAGGACTCGGCGAGCGTCCTGCCGTCCGCACCGACCACGCGCTCGGCGATCGGCATGTCCGTGACGTGGAAGCCCGTACCGAAGATGATCACGTCGGCCTCGGCTTCGGTGCCGTCGGCCGCGACGAGCGTCGAGCCGCGGATCTCGCTCAGCCCGCTGGCGACGACGTCCACATTCGGCCTGGCCAGCGCCGGGTAGTACGTGCTGGACAGCAGGATTCGCTTGCAGCCGATGCGGTAGTCGGGGGTGAGCTTGGCGCGCAGGGCCGGGTCCTTGACGGCGCGAGCCATGTTGCGCTTGGCGAGCTGTTCGATCAGGCCGAGTTCGTCTGGGTGCTTGGTGAACGCCTGGACCTGCAGTTCCCGGATGCCCCACAGCAGTCCGCGCCTGAGCCGGCTGGTGAAGGGCACGGACCGGTGCAGCCACCGCTCGGCGCCGCTGATGGCGCGGTCCATGCGGGGCATCACCCACGGCGGGGTGCGCTGGAAGAGGGTGAGCCGGCCGACCTCGCGCTGGATCGCCGGAACGATCTGGATGGCGGAGGCACCGGTACCGACCACGGCGACGCGCTTGCCCCTCAGGTCGTGGTCGTGGTCCCAGCGGGCGGAGTGGAACACCTTGCCCGGGAAGGACTCCAGGCCCGGTATCCCGGGGACCTTCGGGTCGGACAGCGGCCCGGTGGCGGAGACGACGACGTCGGCGGTCAGCGAGCCGCGCGTGGTCTCGATGGTCCAGCGCAGGTTCTCGGCGTCCCAGGTCACCAGCTTGACCTCGGAGTCCAGGCGGATGTGCGGGCGCAGCCCGAACAGGTCGGTGACGTGCTCCAGGTAGGCGCGGATGTGCCGCTGCCCGGAGAAGGTGCGCGGCCAGTCGGGGTTGGGCGCGAAGGAGAAGGAGTAGAGGTGGGAGGGCACATCACAGGCACACCCGGGGTAGCTGTTGTCCCGCCAGGTGCCCCCGACGCTGTCGGCCCGCTCCAGTACGGCGAAGTCGGTGATCCCCTCGCGGCGCAGCCGCACGGCGGCCCCCAGCCCGCCGAACCCGGACCCGATCACCGCCACCCGTACATGCTCGTGCTCGGCCATCCCGAAGCCTCCACGCATCGCCTTGGACTCCGCCAGTGAACACTGGCGCAATGGGACTGTAGAACAGCTCCGTACCGAGCGGTAGGGGTCGCGGGCGGGAAAGTTACCGGCGGTACAACATAGGCTGCGGGCGTGGCAGACGAGGGTGGACGCAAGGAAGGCCAGGGCGGTCGGGGCAGCCGGCGCCACGGCCGGGACGGCGTGCAGGGCGCGCACGGCGCGCACCACGGCGCCCACGACACGCGCCTGCGCGAGTACCGCATGGAAGAGCTGGCCCGACTCGCCGGCATCACCGTGCGCACCCTGCGCTTCTACCGGGAGCGCAAGCTGATCCCTCCGCCCCGGCGCGAGGGCCGGATCGCCTGGTACGACGACCACCACCTGGCGCGCCTGCGCACCATCGCCGCCCTGCTGGAGCGCGGTCACACACTGAACGGCATCGCGGAACTCGCGGAGGCCCTCGACCAGGGCCGCAACGTCGCCGACCTGCTCGGCGTCGGCACCCCCACGGAGGAGGAGCCGGTCCGCCTCACCCCGGAGGAACTCGCCGCCCGCTTCGAGGGCGAGGTCACACCCGAGAACCTCGCCGCCGCCATGGAGCTGGGCTACCTCGGCACCGACGGCGACGAGATCGTCCACATCAGCCGCCGTCTGCTGGACGTCTCCTCCGCGCTGGTCCGCGAGGGCATCCCGCTCGGCGAGGTTCTCACCGCCGCCGCCCGCGTCCGCGAACACGCCGACGCCCTCGCCGAACTCTTCGCCGACCTGATCCTGCGCCACGCCCCCGAGGAAGACCTCCACCGCCTGCGCCCACTGGCCCGCAGCGTGGTGGAGGCGGAACTCTCCCTGGCCCTGGACCGCCGCCTGACCAAGGAGACGGACGAGCGGGGCGCGTGAGTCCGCTCGCGCCCGGCGGACAGGGGCCCACCTAGAGGTCGTAGACGACGGTCACCGGCGCGTGGTCGGACCACCGCTCGGCGTGCGTGGCCGCGCGCTCCACGAACCCCTTGACGGCCTTGCCGGCGAGCCCGGGCGTGGCGACGTGGTAGTCGATGCGCCACCCCGAGTCGTTGTCGAAGGCCCGCCCGCGGTACGACCACCAGCTGTACGGCCCCTCGACATCGGGATGCAGGGCGCGCACGACGTCGACGTACCCGCCGTCGGCCGGATCGAGGACGCCGCCGAGCCACTCCCGCTCCTCGGGCAGGAAGCCGGAGTTCCTGGTGTTGCCGCGCCAGTTCTTGAGGTCTGTCTGCTGGTGGGCGATGTTCCAGTCGCCGCAGACGACCACCTCGCGCCCGTCGGCCGCGGCCCGCGCGCGCAGCGCCTTGAGGTGGGCGAGGAACTCGCCCATGAAGCGCACCTTCTCGTCCTGCCGCGCGGTGCCGACCTCGCCGGAGGGCAGGTACAGGGACGCGACCGTGACGCCGGGCAGGTCCGCCTCGACGTAGCGCCCACTGCCGTCGAACTCGGCCGAGCCGAAGCCGACCCGGACCCGGTCGGGCTCACGTCGCGTGTAGAGGGAGACGCCCGCCCGGCCCTTGGCGGCGGCCGGGGCGTGCACCACGTACCAGCCGTCGGGCTGCCGCACCTCCTCGGGCAGCTGGTGCGGCTCGGCGCGCACCTCCTGGAGGCAGACGACGTCCGCCTCCGTCCGGGCGAGCCACTCCACGAAGCCCTTCTTGGCGGCGGCCCGCAGCCCGTTCACGTTCACCGAGGTCACAGTCAGCACCAGGGCACGATACCGGCACACTGGTCGGAGCCCGTCCGCACCATCCGACATTCACCTGCATAGAAGTACGATATCCAGCATGAATATACGTCGTATCCGATTCGATCACCCCGACGCCGTCAAGCTCAACGACGAGGTCCAGGCCGAATACCACCTGCGCTACGGCGACGGCGGCGACGCCACGACCCTCGACGCCGCGGACTTCGCCCCGCCACGGGGCGTCTACCTGATCGCGTACGACGAGCAGGGCCGCCCCGTCGCGACCGGCGGCTGGCGCAGCCAGGACCTCAACGACGAAGGCAACGAGGACGGCGACGCCGAACTCAAGCGCATGTACGTGATCGAGCAGGCTCGTGGCCGCGGCCTGGCACGCCGGATGCTCACGGCCCTGGAGGAGGACGCGCGCGCCGCCGGCCGCTCCCGCATGGTCCTGGAAACGGGCACCAAGCAGCCGGAGGCCATCACCCTGTACACCTCCAGCGGCTACGAGCCGTGCGCCAAGTTCGGCTACTACCGCTTCCATGACGAGAGCCGCTGCTTCGCGAAGCAGCTCTGAAGCCGTAACTCGGATCACACCGGGCCCGCTTGAGCCCCGGCGGGCCCGGCCGCGAGCCGGCACCCTGCCCGCGCACACGATGAAGCCCCTGTCGGCAATGCCGACAGGGGCTTCATGCTGCGTGGACCTGAGGGGATTTGAACCCCTGGCCCCCTCGATGCGAACGAGGTGCGCTACCGGACTGCGCCACAGGCCCTTGCAACGAGTGAAACTCTAGCATCCCCATCGGGGTGCTTGGAAATCCGTTCCCTGACTGGTCACGACGGGGATCCCGCAGGCAGCGCGGACCGCCGGGGGCGCGCCGCAGGGCATGCCGGCGGACTTACTCGTTCGCCGCGCGCGGGCGGTCGCCGTCCTCGTACTGATCGAAGAGGGGCGTGCGCCCGCGCTCGCGCGCCCGGCGCGCGGAGGCTGCGCGGCGCGCGTCACTACGGCCGCCTGTCGGCTTGTCCTCGGCCATGGGCGTCTGCTCACCCGCCTCCGGCGCAGGGGCCGCCTCGTGCTCCGGCGCCACCGAGCTGGATCGCGCCGAACTCCACGCGTCGGGGGCCCCCAGATCCACGTCGGACGTGGCACGCGGCGCGACGGGCGCGGTCACGTACGTCGGCAGGGGCACCGGCACCGGGTCCCAGCTGTCCCCGCCCGGCCGCCGCTGCCGCTCACGCTGCTGGTCGACCCACTCGGCGTGGTCGGTCTGCTCGACCAGGGCGCGCCGATCCGCGGCGAGCGCGGAGAGAGAGGGGTCCGTGTCCGTCCGTGGAACCTCCTCCGGTTCGTCCGCGCCGGTACTCGCCTCGAGGGGCGCGCGCCGGCGCGGCTGGCGCTCCCGCAGCCGCTGCGCCGCAACCTCGGCCCGCCGACGGTCCATCTGATAGGCGAAGCGCCGGCGCTCCTGGGAGCGCAGGTACGCGATGTACGTGCTGAGCAGCACGGCAGGCACGGCGGGCACCCAGAGGAAGGCGAGTCCTCCGACGGCGGCGACGATCGCACCGAGCGTGAAGGCGAGGAAGAGCAACACGGTGGTACGCCGACGGCGCGCGAGAACCTTCGAGCGCCTGGCACGTGCCGCGGCCGCCTGCGCGGAGGCCGTTCGACGCGCGGTCGGCACCCGCTTGGGTCCGGGCACGGCCCCGGACTTGGATGCCGGCACGGCGGGCTTGTCGCGTGCGGGTTCCGCTCTTCCGGGCGCCTCGGGCCCGACTTCCGCGTGCGCCTGACGACGGGTCGGAGGCATGGCGAAGGCCCGGACGTCCACCGAGTCGGTGACGGCGTC
This region includes:
- a CDS encoding exodeoxyribonuclease III, with translation MSDGADGLRPVCRYRALVLTVTSVNVNGLRAAAKKGFVEWLARTEADVVCLQEVRAEPHQLPEEVRQPDGWYVVHAPAAAKGRAGVSLYTRREPDRVRVGFGSAEFDGSGRYVEADLPGVTVASLYLPSGEVGTARQDEKVRFMGEFLAHLKALRARAAADGREVVVCGDWNIAHQQTDLKNWRGNTRNSGFLPEEREWLGGVLDPADGGYVDVVRALHPDVEGPYSWWSYRGRAFDNDSGWRIDYHVATPGLAGKAVKGFVERAATHAERWSDHAPVTVVYDL
- a CDS encoding alpha/beta fold hydrolase — translated: MSRPTPVAHGRYAPPVPSRELTVDSSDGARLHVEVHGPESAPPVVLSHGWTCSTAFWAAQIRDLATDHRVIAYDQRGHGRSPASPACTTQALADDLEAVLARTLAPGEKALFVGHSMGGMTVMAAAARPRFRDHAAAVLLCSTGSSRLVAEARVVPMRAGRVRTWITGRILGSSAPLGPVTPAAKRILKYATMGAGSAPHMVEACARIVHACPRTVRRAWAGVLEALDLDHGVRELHAPTAVVHGASDRLTPPVHARALVAALPRCVGLTELHGVGHMSPIEAPDLVTGRIRELVTTYVTGDTPDTPGTADTRDTPDSAGTADVPNDTERRSTPAQIKEGA
- a CDS encoding GNAT family N-acetyltransferase, whose amino-acid sequence is MNIRRIRFDHPDAVKLNDEVQAEYHLRYGDGGDATTLDAADFAPPRGVYLIAYDEQGRPVATGGWRSQDLNDEGNEDGDAELKRMYVIEQARGRGLARRMLTALEEDARAAGRSRMVLETGTKQPEAITLYTSSGYEPCAKFGYYRFHDESRCFAKQL
- a CDS encoding MerR family transcriptional regulator, producing the protein MEELARLAGITVRTLRFYRERKLIPPPRREGRIAWYDDHHLARLRTIAALLERGHTLNGIAELAEALDQGRNVADLLGVGTPTEEEPVRLTPEELAARFEGEVTPENLAAAMELGYLGTDGDEIVHISRRLLDVSSALVREGIPLGEVLTAAARVREHADALAELFADLILRHAPEEDLHRLRPLARSVVEAELSLALDRRLTKETDERGA
- a CDS encoding flavin-containing monooxygenase: MAEHEHVRVAVIGSGFGGLGAAVRLRREGITDFAVLERADSVGGTWRDNSYPGCACDVPSHLYSFSFAPNPDWPRTFSGQRHIRAYLEHVTDLFGLRPHIRLDSEVKLVTWDAENLRWTIETTRGSLTADVVVSATGPLSDPKVPGIPGLESFPGKVFHSARWDHDHDLRGKRVAVVGTGASAIQIVPAIQREVGRLTLFQRTPPWVMPRMDRAISGAERWLHRSVPFTSRLRRGLLWGIRELQVQAFTKHPDELGLIEQLAKRNMARAVKDPALRAKLTPDYRIGCKRILLSSTYYPALARPNVDVVASGLSEIRGSTLVAADGTEAEADVIIFGTGFHVTDMPIAERVVGADGRTLAESWKNGMQALRGTAAAGFPNFMTIIGPNTGLGNSSMILMIESQLNYMADYLRQLDVLGVPPGPQGTGGGRTALDARPAAVEDWNRKVQERMKRTVWNTGGCTSWYLDASGRNTTVWPGTTTEFRTATRRVDLAEYEVVRKPGVRVTGVGAGSAKAAEPGAGGVKGAESAGSGAKSGAKSTVSGAKKTSLPARTAKQSARATGKSAATRAGGAQQSEGAA
- the sepX gene encoding divisome protein SepX/GlpR gives rise to the protein MSSSGLIYAVIVGAWAAYLVPMWLRRQDELNEARPTERFSTAIRLLSGRAGMERRYARDLRARSAQEGEPDAGDPDAVTDSVDVRAFAMPPTRRQAHAEVGPEAPGRAEPARDKPAVPASKSGAVPGPKRVPTARRTASAQAAAARARRSKVLARRRRTTVLLFLAFTLGAIVAAVGGLAFLWVPAVPAVLLSTYIAYLRSQERRRFAYQMDRRRAEVAAQRLRERQPRRRAPLEASTGADEPEEVPRTDTDPSLSALAADRRALVEQTDHAEWVDQQRERQRRPGGDSWDPVPVPLPTYVTAPVAPRATSDVDLGAPDAWSSARSSSVAPEHEAAPAPEAGEQTPMAEDKPTGGRSDARRAASARRARERGRTPLFDQYEDGDRPRAANE
- a CDS encoding SDR family oxidoreductase, which gives rise to MSRVSLEGQVAVVTGAARGVGELLARKLSARGAKVALVGLEEEALKEVSGRLHSDSAYWYADVTDHEAMSRVAREVKERFGKVDIVVANAGVATGGPFIDSDPGAWRRVIEVNLIGSAVTARAFLPVLVESRGYLLQIASLAAITPAPMMTAYCASKSGVEAYAHSLRAEVGHQGVRVGVGYLSWTDTDMVRGADQDDVMRELRQRLPWPSNKTYPLGPAVDRIVAGIERRSAHVYGQWWLRGMQGVRGYLPALIGTVGQREMQRFGPRLHGMRSGLVGAGGAADEAARATHRN